A portion of the Oncorhynchus gorbuscha isolate QuinsamMale2020 ecotype Even-year linkage group LG19, OgorEven_v1.0, whole genome shotgun sequence genome contains these proteins:
- the LOC124006116 gene encoding uncharacterized protein LOC124006116 isoform X1 produces the protein MKSQQHTSRYLLLHVWCGFLTVAMGIMVAVLTTVQINSPDKSNLPESKEENQHPPNGSFLAQLTSSKAPRPSYIQLTMEGTLSWENDHDAPVCGSCSLVLRDNSVYIRSEGFYYFYVQVTFTRHTGGEEKRKVTLFKNGIQHKTEQRRLSEAVYHGEKEGTVFMSRMVKLQQGNSLSLEITSKNNSFRYGGENTYWGAYQLPPY, from the exons ATGAAGAGTCAACAGCACACCTCCAGATATCTGCTGCTCCATGTGTGGTGCGGGTTTCTCACAGTCGCAATGGGGATTATGGTCGCAGTTCTCACGACAGTGCAAATAAACTCACCTGACAAG AGTAATTTACCTGAATCAAAGGAGGAAAACCAGCACCCTCCAA ACGGCAGTTTTCTGGCTCAATTGACTTCATCAAAGG CTCCCCGTCCCTCCTATATCCAGCTGACCATGG AAGGAACATTATCTTGGGAAAATGACCATGATGCCCCCGTCTGTGGCTCTTGCTCCCTCGTCCTCCGCGACAACTCTGTCTACATCAGGTCTGAAGGCTTCTACTACTTCTATGTCCAGGTCACTTTCACTAGGCACAccgggggagaggagaagaggaaggtgACTCTGTTCAAAAATGGCATTCAACATAAGACCGAGCAAAGGAGACTGAGTGAAGCCGTGTATCACGGAGAGAAAGAGGGCACTGTATTCATGTCCAGGATGGTTAAGCTCCAACAAGGTAACAGTCTCAGCCTTGAGATAACATCCAAGAATAATAGTTTTAGGTATGGGGGAGAGAATACCTATTGGGGGGCATATCAACTCCCCCCATATTGA
- the LOC124006116 gene encoding uncharacterized protein LOC124006116 isoform X2: protein MKSQQHTSRYLLLHVWCGFLTVAMGIMVAVLTTVQINSPDKSNLPESKEENQHPPNGSFLAQLTSSKAPRPSYIQLTMGTLSWENDHDAPVCGSCSLVLRDNSVYIRSEGFYYFYVQVTFTRHTGGEEKRKVTLFKNGIQHKTEQRRLSEAVYHGEKEGTVFMSRMVKLQQGNSLSLEITSKNNSFRYGGENTYWGAYQLPPY from the exons ATGAAGAGTCAACAGCACACCTCCAGATATCTGCTGCTCCATGTGTGGTGCGGGTTTCTCACAGTCGCAATGGGGATTATGGTCGCAGTTCTCACGACAGTGCAAATAAACTCACCTGACAAG AGTAATTTACCTGAATCAAAGGAGGAAAACCAGCACCCTCCAA ACGGCAGTTTTCTGGCTCAATTGACTTCATCAAAGG CTCCCCGTCCCTCCTATATCCAGCTGACCATGG GAACATTATCTTGGGAAAATGACCATGATGCCCCCGTCTGTGGCTCTTGCTCCCTCGTCCTCCGCGACAACTCTGTCTACATCAGGTCTGAAGGCTTCTACTACTTCTATGTCCAGGTCACTTTCACTAGGCACAccgggggagaggagaagaggaaggtgACTCTGTTCAAAAATGGCATTCAACATAAGACCGAGCAAAGGAGACTGAGTGAAGCCGTGTATCACGGAGAGAAAGAGGGCACTGTATTCATGTCCAGGATGGTTAAGCTCCAACAAGGTAACAGTCTCAGCCTTGAGATAACATCCAAGAATAATAGTTTTAGGTATGGGGGAGAGAATACCTATTGGGGGGCATATCAACTCCCCCCATATTGA
- the LOC124006115 gene encoding tumor necrosis factor-like encodes MEGYAMTPEDMERGLENSLVDSGPVYKTTVTAVAERKASRGWLWRLCGVLLIAALCAAAALLFAWCQHGRLATMQDGMEPQLEIFIGAKDTHNTLKQIAGNAKAAIHLEGEYNPNLTTDTVQWRKDDGQAFSQGGFKLQGNQIIIPHTGLFFVYSQASFRVKCNGPGERTTPLSHVIWRYSDSIGVKGNLLSGVRSVCQQNYGNAESNIGEGWYNAVYLSAVFQLNEGDKLWTETNRLTDVEPEQGKNFFGVFAL; translated from the exons ATGGAGGGGTATGCGATGACACCTGAAGACATGGAGAGGGGCCTTGAAAATAGCCTTGTGGACAGTGGCCCTGTGTACAAGACAACAGTGACAGCTGTCGCTGAGAGAAAGGCCTCCAGGGGTTGGCTATGGAGGCTGTGTGGCGTTCTCTTAATAGCAGCTTTATGTGCGGCAGCAGCCCTGCTCTTTGCCTGGTGTCAGCATGGAAGACTGGCAACG ATGCAGGACGGAATGGAGCCTCAGCTGGAGATATTCATTGGTGCAAAAG ATACCCACAATACATTGAAGCAGATTGCCGGCAATGCAAAAGCAGCCATCCATTTAGAGG GTGAATACAATCCTAATCTTACCACTGACACAGTGCAGTGGAGAAAGGATGACGGCCAGGCCTTTTCCCAGGGCGGGTTCAAGCTACAAGGGAACCAAATCATCATCCCACACACTGGGCTCTTCTTCGTTTACAGCCAGGCTTCGTTTAGGGTCAAGTGCAACGGCCCAGGCGAGCGTACCACTCCTCTGAGTCACGTTATTTGGCGCTATTCGGACTCCATTGGGGTTAAGGGTAATCTACTTAGCGGGGTAAGGTCAGTTTGTCAACAAAACTACGGTAATGCTGAGTCCAATATTGGCGAAGGCTGGTATAATGCAGTTTACCTTAGTGCGGTGTTTCAGCTGAATGAAGGGGACAAACTGTGGACTGAGACCAATCGACTGACCGACGTGGAGCCAGAGCAGGGCAAGAACTTCTTTGGTGTGTTTGcactatga